A genomic region of Paroedura picta isolate Pp20150507F chromosome 4, Ppicta_v3.0, whole genome shotgun sequence contains the following coding sequences:
- the RPF1 gene encoding ribosome production factor 1 isoform X2: protein MGNLRAKEIRFHGENGCFGGWTPVMSLPVHSWLCSQSLQEKLAIKKKRKKEREALGDKAPPKPVPKTIENQRVYDETTVDPNDEEVALDEATDEFAPYFNRQTVPKILITTSDRPRGRTVRFCEQLSKCIPNSHVYYRRGLALKRIIPQCLSRDFTDLIVINEDRKIPNGLVLSHLPDGPTAHFKMSSVRLRKEIKRKGKAPTEHQPEVILNNFTTRLGHSVGRMFASLFPHDPQFVGRQVATFHNQRDYIFFRFHRYIFKNEKRVAIQELGPRFTLKLRSLQKGTFDSKFGEYEWVHKRREMDTSRRKFHL from the exons atgggtAACCTCCGGGCTAAAGAGATccgtttccatggagaaaatggctgctttggagggtggactccagttATGTCCCTTCCTGTCCACTCATGGCTCTgttcccaaagcctccag gAGAAATTAGCCATCAAGAAAAAACGAAAAAAGGAGCGAGAAGCCCTTGGAGACAAG GCACCACCAAAGCCAGTACCCAAGACCATTGAAAACCAACGTGTCTATGATGAAACCACAGTAGATCCCAATGATGAAGAG GTTGCTTTGGATGAAGCCACAGATGAATTTGCACCCTACTTCAACAGACAGACAGTTCCAAAGATTCTTATTACAACTTCTGACAGGCCCCGAGGG AGAACTGTGAGATTCTGTGAACAGTTATCAAAGTGCATTCCAAATTCGCATGTTTACTATCGACGAGGACTGGCTCTTAAAAGAATTATTCCACAGTGTTTGTCAAGGGACTTCACAGACCTGATTGTTATCAATGAAGATCGAAAAATACCAA ATGGGCTTGTGTTGAGTCATTTGCCTGATGGTCCAACGGCTCATTTTAAGATGAGTAGTGTTCGTCTTCGTAAAGAAATAAAG CGAAAAGGAAAAGCTCCCACAGAACACCAACCTGAAGTAATTCTGAACAACTTTACAACACGATTGGGACATTCAGTTGGTCGTATGTTTGCTTCTCTCTTCCCTCATGATCCTCAGTTTGTTGGTAGACAGGTGGCAACATTTCACAACCAAAGGGACTACATCTTTTTTAGATTTCATAG atacatctttaaaaatgagaaaagaGTAGCCATTCAAGAACTTGGCCCACGTTTCACTCTAAAATTGAGGTCTCTACAAAAAGGAACATTTGATTCCAAGTTTGGAGAATATGAATGGGTTCACAAG CGCCGTGAAATGGACACAAGTCGACGAAAATTCCACCTGTAA
- the RPF1 gene encoding ribosome production factor 1 isoform X1, translating into MAENPGKGRKSQEEPHNAAKAAEGASPGGGQGAPVEQGQVLFPPSFSVSEIKNKQRRHFMFLRWKQQQRKEKLAIKKKRKKEREALGDKAPPKPVPKTIENQRVYDETTVDPNDEEVALDEATDEFAPYFNRQTVPKILITTSDRPRGRTVRFCEQLSKCIPNSHVYYRRGLALKRIIPQCLSRDFTDLIVINEDRKIPNGLVLSHLPDGPTAHFKMSSVRLRKEIKRKGKAPTEHQPEVILNNFTTRLGHSVGRMFASLFPHDPQFVGRQVATFHNQRDYIFFRFHRYIFKNEKRVAIQELGPRFTLKLRSLQKGTFDSKFGEYEWVHKRREMDTSRRKFHL; encoded by the exons ATGGCGGAGAATcccgggaaaggaaggaagagccaGGAGGAGCCGCACAATGCAGCAAAAGCGGCGGAGGGTGCGAGCCCTGGGGGAGGCCAAGGCGCGCCGGTCGAGCAGGGCCAGGTCCTCTTCCCGCCGTCTTTCAGCGTCTCCGAAATCAAGAACAAGCAGCGGCGTCATTTCATGTTTCTGcgctggaagcagcagcagaggaag gAGAAATTAGCCATCAAGAAAAAACGAAAAAAGGAGCGAGAAGCCCTTGGAGACAAG GCACCACCAAAGCCAGTACCCAAGACCATTGAAAACCAACGTGTCTATGATGAAACCACAGTAGATCCCAATGATGAAGAG GTTGCTTTGGATGAAGCCACAGATGAATTTGCACCCTACTTCAACAGACAGACAGTTCCAAAGATTCTTATTACAACTTCTGACAGGCCCCGAGGG AGAACTGTGAGATTCTGTGAACAGTTATCAAAGTGCATTCCAAATTCGCATGTTTACTATCGACGAGGACTGGCTCTTAAAAGAATTATTCCACAGTGTTTGTCAAGGGACTTCACAGACCTGATTGTTATCAATGAAGATCGAAAAATACCAA ATGGGCTTGTGTTGAGTCATTTGCCTGATGGTCCAACGGCTCATTTTAAGATGAGTAGTGTTCGTCTTCGTAAAGAAATAAAG CGAAAAGGAAAAGCTCCCACAGAACACCAACCTGAAGTAATTCTGAACAACTTTACAACACGATTGGGACATTCAGTTGGTCGTATGTTTGCTTCTCTCTTCCCTCATGATCCTCAGTTTGTTGGTAGACAGGTGGCAACATTTCACAACCAAAGGGACTACATCTTTTTTAGATTTCATAG atacatctttaaaaatgagaaaagaGTAGCCATTCAAGAACTTGGCCCACGTTTCACTCTAAAATTGAGGTCTCTACAAAAAGGAACATTTGATTCCAAGTTTGGAGAATATGAATGGGTTCACAAG CGCCGTGAAATGGACACAAGTCGACGAAAATTCCACCTGTAA